A single genomic interval of Sporomusaceae bacterium harbors:
- a CDS encoding FRG domain-containing protein, translating into MSDAWQEFLQGVQTATKGVPYPFYRGCPSACFTLLPSLFRVRRKRYTECNVFFDFFSFAKPIVNTQSLKPIETLFEMRHAGIPTRLLDWTTTFAVALYFAVSGKPDAPCIWVLEPDKLNYKATGHGLLVQSDAVDYDHEHEKVLYLGKRLKHPLAIFPTMQNPRIFAQKGHFTIHGAIEKPLEEICPDCVTQIPLPAAAIPEARAFLHLAGLNEYSVFPDIDGLARYLTKEHGLDRRKRVAAVKAAKIRQAPSAPT; encoded by the coding sequence ATGAGCGATGCGTGGCAAGAATTCCTCCAGGGCGTGCAGACGGCGACCAAAGGGGTGCCGTACCCCTTCTACCGCGGCTGCCCCAGCGCTTGTTTCACCCTGCTGCCCAGCCTCTTCCGGGTCAGGCGGAAAAGGTACACCGAGTGCAACGTCTTCTTCGACTTCTTCTCGTTCGCCAAGCCCATCGTCAACACCCAGTCGCTCAAGCCGATCGAGACCCTCTTCGAGATGCGGCACGCCGGCATCCCCACGCGCCTCCTCGACTGGACGACCACCTTCGCCGTCGCCCTGTACTTCGCCGTGAGCGGCAAGCCCGACGCGCCTTGCATCTGGGTCCTCGAGCCAGACAAACTTAACTACAAGGCCACCGGCCACGGCCTGCTCGTGCAGTCCGACGCCGTCGACTACGACCACGAGCACGAGAAGGTGCTCTACCTGGGCAAAAGGCTTAAGCACCCGCTCGCCATCTTCCCCACCATGCAGAACCCCCGCATCTTCGCCCAGAAGGGCCACTTCACCATCCACGGCGCCATCGAAAAGCCCCTTGAGGAAATCTGCCCCGACTGCGTCACCCAGATACCCCTGCCCGCCGCCGCGATTCCCGAGGCGCGCGCCTTCCTCCATCTCGCCGGGCTCAACGAATACAGCGTCTTCCCCGATATCGACGGCCTTGCCAGGTATCTCACCAAGGAGCACGGCCTCGACCGCCGCAAACGGGTCGCCGCCGTCAAAGCGGCGAAAATCCGTCAGGCCCCGTCGGCCCCGACATAA